A part of Mustela erminea isolate mMusErm1 chromosome 9, mMusErm1.Pri, whole genome shotgun sequence genomic DNA contains:
- the LOC116598185 gene encoding putative olfactory receptor 5AK3 — MEQNNATEVTEFILLGFAGQHKSWHILFTVFLVIYLATLVGNTGIILLIKSDSCLHTPMYFFLQHLAFVDLCYTSAITPKMLQNFVETEQSISFTGCMVQLLVYGAFATIDCYILAAMAVDRYVAICNPLRYPTVMSQAVCLQLLVGSYFLGFLNASVNTSFTFSLNFCKSNKINHFFCDEPPLLALSCSSIDFNIMLLTIFVGFNLMFTVLVVLFSYIYILAAILKISTAAGRKKAFSTCASHLTAVIIFYGTLSYMYLHHGTKESQEQEKMASVFYGIIIPMLNPLIYSLRNQDVKEALKGIRKKCF, encoded by the coding sequence ATGGAACAAAACAATGCCACTGAAGTAACTGAATTCATTCTCCTGGGATTTGCTGGTCAACACAAGTCTTGGCATATCCTCTTCACTGTATTTCTAGTGATCTATCTGGCCACCTTGGTGGGGAATACGGGGATTATCCTACTCATCAAGAGTGATTCTTGCCTTCACACCCCAATGTACTTCTTCCTCCAACACTTGGCATTTGTTGATCTCTGCTACACCTCCGCTATCACTCCCAAGATGCTGCAAAACTTTGTTGAAACAGAGCAATCCATCTCATTCACAGGATGTATGGTGCAATTACTAGTCTATGGTGCCTTTGCAACAATTGACTGCTACATCCTGGCCGCAATGGCAGtggaccgctatgtggccatctgcaaccCACTCCGCTATCCAACGGTCATGTCCCAGGCAGTCTGCCTTCAACTCCTGGTTGGTTCCTACTTCCTAGGCTTCCTGAATGCCTCTGTAAACACGAGTTTTACTTTCTCATTGAACTTCTGCAAATCCAATAAAATTAACCACTTTTTCTGCGATGAACCCCCACTTCTTGCCCTCTCGTGCTCCAGCATTGACTTCAACATCATGCTACTAACTATCTTTGTGGGGTTTAACTTGATGTTCACTGTGCTGGTTGTCCTCTTTTCCTACATATATATCCTGGCTGCCATCCTGAAGATATCAACTGCTGCAGGGAGGAAAAAAGCCTTCTCCACATGTGCCTCTCACCTGACAGCTGTCATCATCTTTTATGGGACTCTGTCTTACATGTACCTACACCATGGCACCAAGGAGTCTCAAGAGCAAGAAAAAATGGCTTCTGTGTTTTATGGAATTATTATCCCTATGTTAAATCCCCTCATCTACAGCCTGAGAAACCAAGATGTAAAGGAAGCCCTAAAAGGGATTAGAAAGAAGTGTTTCTAG
- the LOC116598181 gene encoding olfactory receptor 5AK2-like: protein MEQNNGTEVTEFILLGFAGQHKSWYILFIVFLVIYLATLVGNTGIILLIKSDSCLHTPMYFFLQHLAFVDLCYTSAITPKMLQNFVETEQSISFTGCMVQLLVYGAFATIDCYILAAMAVDRYVAICNPLRYPTVMSQAVCLQLLVGSYFLGFLNASVNTSFTFSLNFCKSNKINHFFCDEPPLLALSCSNIDFNIMLLTIFVGFNLMFTVLVVLFSYIYILAAILKISTAAGREKAFSTCASHLTAVTVFYGTLSYMYLHHGTMESQEQEKVASVFYGIIIPMLNPLIYSLRNQDVKEALKGIGKKSF from the coding sequence ATGGAACAAAACAATGGCACTGAAGTAACTGAATTCATTCTCCTGGGATTTGCTGGTCAACACAAGTCTTGGTATATCCTCTTCATTGTATTTCTAGTGATCTATCTGGCCACCTTGGTGGGGAATACGGGGATTATCCTACTCATCAAGAGTGATTCTTGCCTTCACACCCCAATGTACTTCTTCCTCCAACACTTGGCATTTGTTGATCTCTGCTACACCTCCGCTATCACTCCCAAGATGCTGCAAAACTTTGTTGAAACAGAGCAATCCATCTCATTCACAGGATGTATGGTGCAATTACTAGTCTATGGTGCCTTTGCAACAATTGACTGCTACATCCTGGCCGCAATGGCAGtggaccgctatgtggccatctgcaaccCACTCCGCTATCCAACGGTCATGTCCCAGGCAGTCTGCCTTCAACTCCTGGTTGGTTCCTACTTCCTAGGCTTCCTGAATGCCTCTGTAAACACGAGTTTTACTTTCTCATTGAACTTCTGCAAATCCAATAAAATTAACCACTTTTTCTGCGATGAACCCCCACTTCTTGCCCTCTCGTGCTCCAACATTGACTTCAACATCATGCTACTAACTATCTTTGTGGGGTTTAACTTGATGTTCACTGTGCTGGTTGTCCTCTTTTCCTACATATATATCCTGGCTGCCATCCTGAAGATATCAACTGCTGCAGGGAGGGAAAAAGCCTTCTCCACATGTGCCTCTCACCTGACAGCTGTCACTGTGTTCTATGGGACTCTTTCTTATATGTACCTGCACCATGGGACCATGGAGTCTCAAGAGCAGGAAAAAGTGGCTTCTGTGTTTTATGGCATTATAATCCCCATGTTAAACCCCCTCATCTACAGCCTGAGAAACCAAGATGTAAAGGAAGCCCTAAAAGGGATTGGAAAGAAGTCCTTCTAG